The sequence actccttgttttcatttcttttcatctatactatgagtttctattcctttattgttatgaattgctttgctatgtctgagtagttcaattattagatccaaggttcagataggtttgtgggattagcccaaactatagatctgccttgttgtgatattcatgatagatttgtattcattgcttgttttagccttgctaactagaacttgatcataggattgcatactcaagcacccttgttatcccatcctgacatctatctatcatattaggatttctagagagggctaaccgccaatttagtatcttaatagggcatatcatactcgcgcatagccctggctagaacccgtcgattgatgtcctcaactgactatcgatcgacgttggcaaaggtgtatcggtcgacgtcttaatagaccatcaatcgacactctctcgtcgTCGATATACTAACCGTTGAAacacgagatctagtctgttaaccagtgaaacatgcgacagctgatcactgagttaagcgattgagctctaatatatcatgcatgcatcagttaggcatctataggtattataatctccaacacctaaatagtggccctgcatctagtatcatttccaaccaagttacatttattatttactcgattGTTACTATtgttatttcatttaaacatttacaacctttagaattaatacaCACTacatttaattgttccctagctccttgtggattcgatccctaagtactacatctgaacctcttttgatgagagtaacactccttagggtaatttgagtggtatcactggtcatgcaggtctccattgttGTCACGTACAAGTACCAAaggcgcaaccatgtctcgcggctcagtatcgatcgatgtccgagatggaatgtcgatcgatgtctgccTATCACGAGCAGATGTTCTCCAAGATATTTGACGCCATGTAGGTTATGGTGGAACGCCTACCTAGAGTAGCTCCCCCAATCCGAAGGACTAACCCGGACTCCTACGCCGATACCCCCTTCATGGAAGGAATCGCCTCGGTCGAGATGCATAGGAAGTTTTCCTTTCCCAGCATAAAGATGTATGATGGTACAGCCGACCCTACCCACCAGGTCCATATCCTCTTTCGCGAGCCTCAGTGACAAGTTTGTGGAGCAATTTGCGAGTAGTAGGAGCCTGGAGAAGACTTCAGACGGTCTCTATGAGATTCTTCAGCATCGGGTAGAACCCCTGCGAGATTACATAGCCCGATTCAACCAAGAAAAGGTGGCAGTTCCCGAGTGCAACATTCCTACCGCGATCTCTGTCTTTAAAAGGGGCCTACTTCCAGACAGAGGCCTCTACAAAGAACTAACCATGTATCCCTGCAAGAGCATGGAAGACGTGCTATCCCGGGCCTGGGCGCAAGTGAAGTGGGAAAAAGTCTTTGCTAGCCGCGCAAAAGCCCAACCGAAGCAGGACCAAAAGTCAGCCCGAACAGATAAAGGAAATTGGGATGAAAGATCCTCCCAGAGAGCGACCAGGGACTCCGGGAATAGAAACCGGGGCATGTTCTAGTACTGACCCTTGGAAAAGGAGGAAGGAATGTCGGTATCCACTTGGCCCGACATCTCCCATCTCTCGATTTCCACACCGGAGCTAGTCAACGTTTTGAGgcagatgggccaacaggtcAAGTGGCCTCAGAAAATGAAGGCACCTGACTAGTTCTGGAACCCTGGTCTCTGGTACGACTTACATCGCGACCATGGTCACAAAACCGAAGACTGCATCGCTCTAAGGATCGAGGTCAATGAAATTCTCCAAAAGGGGCATCTCCAGGAATTCCTCTCAGAGAAAGCAAAGAACCATCTGAATAAAGAGGTGCCGGCGAATCCGCTGGAGCTATACCCGCCTCACCACCTTTCCAGGACCGAGTGATCCATGTGATATCCGGAGGTTCAGAGATAAGTGGTGTGAGTCATACAGCTGCCAAGAAATGCACCTGTAACGCCAAGCACGGCCCAGAGACGACCAAACCAAAGTGCTTGCTCCTAGGTACCGACAAAATAAGCTTCACAGCCAAGGAACAGGAGAGGATCCTGGCTCCCCACAACGATGCTCTGGTTATCTCACTCACTGTAGCAAACTGCTTGGTAAAAAGTATACTAGTGGACAACGGTAGCTCTGACGCGTAAAATAACTCCACTCATCATCTTCCAGACTGCGTACCAGGACCTAGGGCTGGAGGAGAGTGGCCTGATCCGTAAAATAACTCCACTCATCGTATTCAGCGGTGAAGTCAAGCAAACGGCCAGAGAGGTCACTCTCCCAGTGTACGCTGAAGGGATCAACATGTATACCAAATTCCTGGTCGTCGACTGTCAATCAGCATACAACATGATCCTAGGACGACCCTGGATTCATAACGTGGGAGCAGTCCCTTCAACCCTTCATCAAATGATGAAGTTTCCTACACCCTGGGGCATCGGAATAATCAAGGGAGATCAGGAGAACTCTTGATCCTGCTACCAGACCACCTTAAAGAGAAAGACCAAagtcttatagcaattacagaaGAGACCTTAGGTCCCGTGAACTCAGGGACCAGAGGTCAAGAAGACTAGCGAATGGCGAGCGGTTCAGAGAACGCGGACCTCGAATCATGTGAAGGACCCCCTGAGGACCGATGTCGACCACTGTTAGGGAAAAATACTCCGGCATCATTGCCTCCAGCTTCCGGTCAGGACCCAAGCCCCCGGGTCCCCGAAAAAAGAACGCTCCATGTCCCCGCAAAAAGGAACCCTGGGACCAGTCCCAGGGACCGACctcccttccaagaaatggaagatttccgataaggagaaccttccatttctccaaatatggaagagtttaacctaaatCAAACCAACTTCAAGGCGATTATATAAGGGTTCCTAAGTCCCAAAAGCAAGGGATCAACTTCTCCAAGGCTTAGAGACTCGGGTTAGACAGCTAGAATTAGGATTCTTACCTAATACTTTGTAACCTTGTTTACTCTCGCTTGTTCTACCTAATAAAACGTTTCTTTAAGCCTATCTTCTTATTACTTTACCCAAATCCTCACGAAACATACAAACCTACTCAAAACATTTACGATTCTCTAGCTTATCCATCGTTCCGTGGTACTCtaaaagagcctacacaaaaatcccctaatagtttggtgctagaaggaggggagtaatcaAACTACGTGACGATGACGGTGGACGAGCATAACGAGCCATCCGATGATGCTCAAAGGGTAGATGAACTCCAGAAGCAAGCTGACGGCATGCAGAGCCAAATAACCGAGATGAACCAAAATCAGGAGCCAGCCGAGGAAAAACCTAACCTCTCTTTAGAAGTTCAGAGTCTGAAGGAGAAACTGGACGAACACTCTAAACAGCTGGAGCAAAGCACCGAGAAGCTCAGCCAGTTCGAGTCAAAGAGTACGATCCTCCAGGATCaaaactgttggggtcaaaaacggttacggcGAAGTTAATGTCCAAACCTCTGAAAAAATGAGTGTGAGTATCTTTTTACGAAAGTTATACTTCGTAAAAAATGTCGCAGCAAAGAATTTTGCGGTAAAACTTGTTCTAATCTCGATCGAGCCAAGTATCTATTATCTCATAGCAACAGATACGCATCCAAATCAGCCACGGACAAGCTTGAGTATGGCAATTGGACCACAGACAAGCCAATCtcggtcgttacgcagcgaccaagcatgcacacggctcggtcgctacgtagcgaccgagcccgcaTACGGCTtagtcgctacgtaacgaccgaatCCAATCATTCTcttctactctttaatgctatctcctgaAAACCATGGCTAAGCCATTTCATGTTTTTCGTCATTCatagtcatcaatcaaactttacgataaaaactaCGGAAAGTttgatttttatcaaaaaaaccGTAATGAACGTTTCGAGTCCAAGATGGCCCAAAGTGACCTAAGACGTAACTCGAAGCCCACTTGGGATTTCTtaaaccaaaagcccataagccgtatgacggtttattcttggttcgtaaggaaagataaatgtcaagtttccgtggTTAAATCCGAAGgttccgaagataatcatgaagattgggaaaaatagaatatcttcatttttaagctatgacggcttaagggcagaaggggaaaagcttaaaccgacctaggaccgagtatataaggagtcctaggcgagaggtaGAAGAGGGAACTTttacacagcaaacttagcacttagagcgattttaggcaattttccatttttgttattcgagctgcgactcaattaggttttggtcgtcttagggtttttagaATTAGGAATATCACCAATaactctcgtagcccaggcacttaccttgtcgTAAACGCTCAAATGCAGATTcaaataagaactatcttgctctctttttcgatttcttattttattattgttctcgtttcatgttctgattgcttggcgtgtggtattagcagaaaTCCGGGACCtttggaaaattagggttctcctactttcctaatttaaacggaaatcgacagtgcgaattttggttcccacagtttggcgctagaaggagggggggggggggggttcggatcaatctaactctcaaccacaactctcaaccagacatgtcaactgacaaCGCATacaacgtgcaaactcctctcaACGGAGGAAGCGACactaatctccacactccagcagTGGATGTCTCCGCGGCCAACACACCAGCCAACGCCGTaacgctcgaggagttcaaaaagatcttcgccacctatgaaaaaggtcggaagaacaggataagctcgtgaaaaCCTTGACCAAACATGccgaaaccttaacggcaaggactcgagcaatccgtcCCCACGGAACCACGAAGGttcgcgggaaaagactcgacttcacAACCCCACTCGACAGACCTAGAACATCACAGGAACGACTTTCGGGCCAAGGAGCAGGAGAGGATCCTGGCTCCCCACAACGATGCCCTGGTTATCTCACTCACTGTAGCAAACTACTTGGTGAAAAGTATACTTGTGGACAACGGTAGCTCTGACGCATAAAATAACTCTAATCATCATCTTCCAGACTGCGTACCAGGACCTAGGGCTGGAGGAGAGTGCCCTGATCCGTAAAATAACTCCACTCATCGTATTCAGCGGTGAAGTCAAGCAAACGGCCAGAGAGGTCACTCTCCCAGTGTACGCTGAAGGAATCAACATGTCTACCAAATTCCTGGTCGTTGACTGTCAATCATCATACAACATGATCCTAGGACGACCCTGGATTAATAACGTGGGAGCAGTCCCTTCAACCCTTCATCAAATGGCGAAGTTCCCTACACCATGGGGCATCAAAATAATCAAGGGAGATCAGGAGAACTCTTGATCCTGCTACCAGACCACCTTAAAGGGaaagaccaaggtcttatagcaattacagaaGAGACCTTAGGTCCCGTGAACTCAGGGACCAGAGGTCAAGAAGACTAGCGAATGGCGAGCGGTTCAGAGGACGCGGACCTCAAATCATGTGAAGGACCCCCTGAGGACCGATGTCGACCACTGTTAGGGAAAAATACTCCGGCatcatttcctccagcctccGGGGAGGACCCAAGCCCCCGGGTCCCCGATAAAAGAACGCTCCATGTTCCCGCAAAAAGGAACCCTGGGACCAGTCCCTAGGACCGACctcccttccaagaaatggaagatttccgataaggagaaccttccatttctccgaatatggaagagttcaaCCTAAATCAAACCGACTTCAAGGCGATTATATAAGGGCTCCTAAGTCGCAAAAGCAAGGGATCAACTTCTTCAAGGCTTAGAGACTCAGGTTAGACAGCTAGAATTAGGATTCTTACCTAATACTTTGTAACCTTGCTTACTCTCGCTTGTTCTACCTAATAAAACGTTTCTTTAATCCTATCTTCTTATTACTGTACCCAAATCCTCACGAAACATACAAACCTACTCAAAACATTTACGATTCTCTAGCTTATCCATCGTTCTGTGGTACTCTAcaagagcctacacaaaaatcccctaacagtttggcgctagaaggaggggggtaaTCAAACTACGTGACGATGACGGTGGACGAACATAACGAGCCATCCGATGATGCTCAAAGCGTAGATGAACTCCAGAAGCAACCTGACGGCATGCAGAGCCAAATAACCGAGATGAACCGAAATCAGGAGCCAACCGAGGAAAAACCTAACCTCTCTTTAGAAGTCCAGAGTCTGAAGGAGAAACTGGACGAACACTCTAAACAGCTGGAGCAAAGCACCGAGAAGCTCAGCCAGTTGGAGTCAAAGAGTACGGTCCTCCAGGATCaaaactgttggggtcaaaaacggttacggcAAAGTTAATGTCCAAATCTCTGCAAAAATGAGTGTGAGTATCTTTTTACGAGAGTTATACTTCGTAAAAAATGTCGCAGCAAAGAATTTTGCGGTAAAACTTGTTCTAATCTCGATCGAGCCAAGTATCAATTATCTCATAGCAACGGATACGCATCCAAATCAgccacggacaagctcgagtatggcaatTGGACCACAGACAAGCCAATCttggtcgttacgcagcgaccaagcatgcacacggctcggtcgctacgtagcgaccgagcacgcgtacggcttggtcgctacataacGACCGAATCCATGCACTCttgtctactctttaatgctatctcctgaAAACCGTGGCTAAgccatttcatgtttttttgtcattcggagtcatcaatcaaactttacgataaaaactgcggaaagtttgttttttatcaaaaaaaccGTAAtgaacgtttcgagtcaaagatggcccaaagggacctaagacgtAACTCGAAGCCCACTTGCGATTTCGTAAACCAAAAGCCCATAGGCCATATGACgatttatgcttggttcgtaaggaaagataaatgtcaagtttatgCGGTTAAATCCGAactttccgaagataatcatgaagatcgggaaaaatggaatatctccatttttaagctatgacggcttaagggcagaaggggaaaatcgtaaaccgacctaggagcgagtatataaggagtcctaggcaagAGGCAGAAGAGGGAACTTttacacagcaaacttagcacttagagcgattttaggcaattttccgtttttgttattcgagctgcgattcaattattttttgccgtcttagggtttttagaactaggaatctcaccaacaactctcgtagcccaggcacttaccttgttgtaaacgctcaaacgcagattcggaataaaaactatcttgctctctttttcgatttcttattttattactgtttgtgttctgattgcttggcgtatggtattagcagatattcgggacctctgggaaactagggttgtcctactttcctaatttaaacagaaatcgacagtgaaAATTTCGATTCCCACAAAAACCAAGCCCGCAACATGGCAGGCAACAAGAAGCCTTGTTTCAACACCCAGGTTCGACCCGTGGGGAACCTAAATACTCCTAACTCCAGAGAAGGTACGACCGATCCAGCTCCTGGGTGAGGCGTAGCCGGGGCAACGCGTGAAGGGGAAGAGAATCCTCAAGTCCACAACCTGGAGGAGAGTGATTCCGAGCCAGAATCTGATAAGGACACGCCTGAAAAAATATCAGCGACGGAGTCCTCTATGACTACCTATCTTGAGAAGATGTTCTCCAAGAGATTGGACGCCATGCAGCCCATGGTGGAACGCCTACCAGGAGTAGCTCCCCCAATCCGAAGGAGTTACCCGGACTCCTACGCCGATACCCCTTTCATGGAAGGAATCGCCTCAGTTGAGATGCCTAGGAAGTTTTCCTTCCCCAGGATAAAGATGTACGACGGCACAGGCGACCCCGACGATCATATCGCTCAATACAAGAAACAGACGCTCGGGGTTGCGCTTCCAAAAGAATCCCGCGAGGCTACAATGTGCAAAGGCTTTGGCTCCACTCTGATAGGACCTGCCCAACAATGGTACATCAACCTACCCACCAGGTCCATACCCTCCTTTGCGAGCCTCAGCGACAAGTTCGTGGAGCAATTCACAAGTAGTAGGAGACTGTAAAAGACTTCAGACGGTCTCTACGAGATTCTTCAGCATCGGGTAGAACCCCTGCGAGATTACATAGCCCGCTTCAACCAAGAAAAGGTGGCAGTTCTTGAGTGCAGCATTCCTACTGCGATATCTGTATTCAAAAGGGGCCTGCTTCCAGACGGGGGCCTCTACAAAAAACTAACCATGTATCCCTGCAAGACCATGGAAGACATGTTATCTCGGGCCTGGGCACAAGTTAAGTGGGAAGAAGAGGTCGCTAGCCGCGCTAAGGCCAGGCCAAAGCAGGACCAAAAGTTGGCCCGATCGGATCAAGCAAAATCGGGATGAAAGATCCTCCCAAAGAGCAACCAAGGACTCCAGGAACAGAAACCAGGGCACTTGGCCGGACATCTCCCATCTCTCGATATCCACACCGGAGCTAGTCAACGTCTTAAGgcagatgggccaacaggtcAAGTGGCCTCTAAAGATGAAGGCACCGGACTCGTTCCAGAACCCTGGCCTCTGGTGCGACTTCCATCGTGACCACGGTCACAAAACTGAAGACTGCGTCGCTCTAAGGATCGAGGTCATTGAACTACTCCAAAAGGGGCATCTAGGGGAATTCCTCTCAGAGAAAGCCAAGAACCATCTAAATAAAGAGGTGCCGGCGAAATCCGCTGGAGTTATACCTACCTCACCACCTCACCAGGACCGAGTGATCCATGTCATATCAGGAGGTTTAGAGATAAGCGGCGTGAGTCATGCAGCTGCCAAGAAAAGCACCCGCAACGCCAAGCACGGCCTGGAGACGACCAAACTTAAGCGCTTGCTCCTAGGTATCGATGAAATAAGCTTCACGGCTAAGGAGCAGGAGAAGATCCTGGCTCCCCACCACGATGCCCTGGTCTTTTCGCTCACCGTAGCAAACAGCTTGGTAAAAAGAATACTAGTGGACAAAGGTAGCTCCAGCAACATATCTTCCAGACTGCTTACCAGGACCTAGGGCTGAAGGAGAGCGCCCTGACGTGAAAAATATCTCCACTCATCGGATTCAGCGGAAAAGTCAAGCAAACAGTCGGAGAGGTCACTCTCCTAGTGTACACTGAAGGGATCAACATGTCTACCAAGTTCCTGGTCGTCGACAGTCAATCAGCATACAACATGATCCTAGGAAGACCCTGGATTCATGACATGGGAGCAGTTCCTTCAACCGTTCATCAAAAGGTGAAATTCCCTACACCCTAAGGCATCAGAATAATTAAAGGAGATCAGGAGAATTCTTGATCCTGCTACCAGACCACCTTAAAGGGAAAGACGAAGGTCTTATAGAAATTACAGAAGAGACCTCAGGTCCCGCAAACCTAGGGACCAGAGGTCAAGAGGTCTGGCGAATGGTGATCTGTTCAGAGGACGCGGACCCCAAATCATGTGAAGGACCACCTGAGGACCGGTATCGACCGCTTCGCATGGTCTCACTCAAGGTCCTCCAAAGCGGTACctgttcagaaaaaaaagacCTCGAAAGATCCTCGTCCTCCACCCCACATGGATCTTGCCAGCTACCAACCGATGGTCTTGCAACTAAAGAAGCGGGGCATAAGCAACATGAGGAGACCTCCTCTGAAATCATACCAGACGGATCTGGGgcagtgttggggtcaaaatcggtcacgacggaatcaatccctgaaagtccgtaaaagtcagcataaccgtttttacgaaaagtaatcttcgtaaagatatctttacgaacagccttgcagtaaaatatcatCCAAATCTCAATCCagccactaaataccgattgtccgaaggcaacggacatgtatccaaatcggccgcggacaagctcgggTATGGAAaccagaccgcggacaagccaagctcgatcgatacgcggcgaccaagcatgcacacagctcggtcgctacgtagcgaccgagctcgagccaagctcggtcgctacgtagcgaccgagcgtccgtcccgctcggtcgctacatagcgaccgagctcgagccaagctcggtcgctacgtagcgaccgagcgatcgtcccgctcggtcgctacgaagcgaccgggctcgagccaaagttcggtcgctgtgtagcgattgaacttttccgaacgtcaatacgacaccagctcttgcattctcgtcaaaaccttcgaatgctatctcccgaagaccgtagcaagctcagtccatgtttcccgccattctaattcatcgatcaaacttcgcggattagaaaccgcggaaaactcgtagtaaacgtgtcgagtcggaagacggcccaaagggacctaaaacacgactcgaggcccatcctatgattttccttaccaaaagcccgtaaaccacagcctggtttacgcttggtccacaaggaaggataaatgtcaagttttcgcggataaatacggaagttttgaagataattgtgaagatcgggaaaaatggaatatctccatttttatgctatgacggcttaagggccgaagagtaaaagcgtaaaccgaccttggagctagtatataaggagtcctaggcgaggagcaagaggggggagaactttttagattcggaattctctgcacttagaaactttaggcttattctcgacaagtttggtttctatgactggcactcaattactagacgaactcgcccaggcagttcgatctcttgtccagctctatcaattgaactacgttcggcttgatcctcgaaaggggtacgtaggcagcctttaacaaggttcagtccgaaatcaatctaagccttttagatatccttttcgtcctttgttatcgagctgcgactcaactaggattagggttttatgttgctagaactaggtaactcgctgacggcccctgcggccaaagcctttgtattctcttgtaatgatcgcaacgctcttacgcaaattcgaaataagatctactttctttgtaaattcgttttatcatgttttctcatattttccgcatttgtttggttacttgtcgttggctctcgcagagatccgggtcctctggaaaattagggttttcctagtttccttatttaaacggaaatcgacagtgcgaatttcggttcccacaggcAGAGAGTACCCTGCCAACAGAGAAAAAAGATACCTAGCCAAGCCAGAGTTCTTCAAACCTAGTC is a genomic window of Brassica napus cultivar Da-Ae chromosome A2, Da-Ae, whole genome shotgun sequence containing:
- the LOC106427028 gene encoding uncharacterized protein LOC106427028; translated protein: MGQQVKWPLKMKAPDSFQNPGLWCDFHRDHGHKTEDCVALRIEVIELLQKGHLGEFLSEKAKNHLNKEVPAKSAGVIPTSPPHQDRVIHVISGGLEISGVSHAAAKKSTRNAKHGLETTKLKRLLLGIDEISFTAKEQEKILAPHHDALVFSLTVANSLVKRILVDKGSSSNISSRLLTRT